One part of the Granulicella arctica genome encodes these proteins:
- the rfbD gene encoding dTDP-4-dehydrorhamnose reductase has translation MSDRSTGSGPILLTGTSGQVGGQLLLTLAPFGEIVAPLRHEMDLSHPDSVREMIRTVRPRWIVNPGAYTAVDKAESEPEIARAVNRDTVAVMGEEAQKLGAAVIHFSTDYVFPGLGTTPYLETDEPAPMSVYGATKLAGEQALAASGAAHLIFRTSWVYGATGKNFLRTILKLARERETLRIVADQHGAPTWDCDLARMVASVMEQCEARASIEGTSIAEVVNAVSGVYHAAGAGETTWHGFASEAVRQMQQKEPATRFAILEGIATSEYPTPANRPANSRLNCGKLERSFGWKMPEWQQSLRSVIAEL, from the coding sequence ATGAGCGATCGTTCTACCGGCTCTGGCCCGATTTTGCTAACGGGTACCTCCGGGCAGGTGGGTGGGCAGCTTTTGCTCACCCTCGCCCCTTTTGGTGAGATTGTTGCGCCGTTACGCCATGAGATGGATCTCTCCCATCCGGACTCGGTTCGCGAGATGATCCGTACCGTCCGCCCACGCTGGATCGTCAACCCCGGTGCGTACACGGCGGTTGATAAGGCCGAGAGCGAACCTGAAATCGCACGTGCGGTCAATCGCGATACGGTTGCCGTGATGGGAGAAGAGGCACAGAAGCTTGGTGCTGCTGTCATTCACTTTTCGACCGATTATGTTTTTCCCGGTCTGGGGACGACACCTTATCTGGAGACGGATGAGCCCGCCCCGATGAGTGTATACGGTGCAACGAAGCTGGCAGGGGAGCAGGCTCTCGCTGCTAGCGGGGCTGCACATCTCATCTTCCGTACCAGCTGGGTCTATGGAGCGACCGGCAAGAACTTTCTCCGCACGATCCTGAAGCTTGCACGGGAGCGGGAGACGCTTCGTATCGTCGCCGACCAGCACGGTGCGCCCACATGGGACTGCGATCTTGCTCGCATGGTGGCCTCCGTGATGGAGCAATGCGAGGCACGCGCTTCGATTGAGGGTACGTCCATTGCGGAGGTCGTAAACGCCGTCAGCGGCGTTTATCACGCTGCCGGGGCAGGAGAGACGACGTGGCACGGATTTGCCAGTGAAGCGGTCCGGCAGATGCAGCAGAAGGAGCCGGCAACTCGCTTCGCCATTCTGGAAGGCATTGCCACCTCGGAGTATCCGACGCCCGCGAATCGTCCGGCCAACTCGCGTCTGAACTGTGGCAAGCTTGAGCGCAGCTTCGGTTGGAAGATGCCGGAGTGGCAGCAATCGCTTCGGTCCGTGATCGCCGAGCTGTAG
- a CDS encoding D-glycero-alpha-D-manno-heptose-1,7-bisphosphate 7-phosphatase, with amino-acid sequence MQTTQSRGLFLDRDGVINEEIGYLNRAEEVRFVPGIFSLCRTAQRLGYKLMIVTNQSGIARGYYTEADFHRLMEWMRGEFLRESVTIDAVYFCPFHPEHGIGDYRREHEDRKPSPGMLRRGAREFDLSLTQSVLVGDRCSDITAANGAGLRQAFLLAGTEPAGCKGAFIEVATLTEVERWLLQQG; translated from the coding sequence ATGCAGACAACGCAGAGCCGTGGGCTGTTTCTCGACCGGGACGGCGTCATCAATGAAGAGATCGGCTATTTGAACAGGGCCGAGGAGGTCCGGTTCGTTCCCGGGATCTTCTCACTCTGCCGTACAGCGCAGAGGCTTGGGTACAAGCTGATGATCGTCACCAACCAGTCCGGCATCGCTCGCGGTTACTACACCGAGGCCGACTTCCATCGGCTCATGGAGTGGATGCGGGGCGAGTTCCTGCGTGAAAGTGTCACAATCGACGCCGTATACTTCTGCCCCTTCCATCCTGAGCATGGTATCGGTGACTATCGCCGCGAGCATGAAGACCGCAAGCCCAGTCCAGGGATGCTCCGCCGGGGAGCGCGGGAGTTCGATCTCTCCCTGACGCAGAGCGTGCTGGTCGGTGATCGCTGTTCCGACATAACTGCGGCCAACGGAGCAGGGCTCCGGCAAGCATTTCTGCTTGCCGGGACGGAGCCCGCCGGGTGCAAGGGAGCGTTTATCGAAGTTGCAACGCTCACTGAGGTTGAACGCTGGCTTCTCCAACAAGGCTAG
- the gatA gene encoding Asp-tRNA(Asn)/Glu-tRNA(Gln) amidotransferase subunit GatA yields MTKVDMTIGDVRAKVAEGRLAATNIAEMHYAAIAATDGQVNSFLALSRERAMAQAEKIDNMAARGEALPALAGVPVGIKDVLAMQGAPATAGSLILKGYCPPYDATAVTKLEAAGAVLLGKLNCDEFAMGSSNENSAYGPVKNPRAMDRVPGGSSGGSAAAVAAGFAVASLGTDTGGSIRQPAAFCGVVGVLPTYGRVSRYGLIAFASSLDRVGPFTRNVTDAATVLQVLAGKDTLDATSSDRPVDDYVGALEKPVDGLRVGVPAEYFGEGLDPEIRAAIERTIDGLKAAGCVVKPVSLPHTKYAVPTYYVIATAEASSNLSRFDGVRFGLRSEEANTLSAMFRKTRDAGFGAEVKRRILLGTYALSAGYYDAYYKKAQQVRTLLTRDFLAAFEQVDVIVGPMTPTPAFKLGEKTDDPMEMYLADIYSVAASLAGICGVSVPCGETKAGLPIGVQIMGKHFDEVTMLRVALAVETQGVAKVS; encoded by the coding sequence ATGACGAAGGTGGACATGACCATTGGCGATGTGCGCGCCAAGGTGGCTGAGGGCCGTTTAGCGGCGACAAATATAGCGGAGATGCACTATGCCGCCATCGCGGCTACGGATGGCCAGGTGAACAGCTTTCTGGCGCTGAGCCGGGAGCGCGCCATGGCGCAGGCAGAGAAGATCGATAACATGGCCGCACGCGGTGAGGCGTTGCCCGCGCTGGCGGGCGTCCCGGTGGGGATCAAGGATGTGCTGGCGATGCAGGGTGCTCCAGCAACTGCTGGATCATTGATCCTAAAGGGCTACTGTCCACCTTACGATGCGACGGCAGTGACAAAGCTGGAAGCAGCGGGTGCAGTGCTGTTGGGCAAGTTGAACTGCGACGAGTTCGCCATGGGCTCGTCGAACGAGAATTCGGCTTATGGGCCGGTGAAGAACCCCAGAGCGATGGACCGCGTTCCGGGTGGCTCGAGCGGTGGTTCCGCAGCGGCGGTGGCGGCTGGCTTCGCTGTGGCGTCGCTGGGAACGGATACGGGCGGTTCGATCCGCCAGCCTGCGGCCTTCTGCGGCGTCGTCGGCGTGCTGCCGACCTATGGACGTGTAAGCCGTTACGGCTTGATTGCGTTCGCCTCATCGCTCGACCGCGTCGGGCCGTTCACCAGGAACGTTACAGACGCTGCGACTGTTCTACAGGTGCTTGCGGGCAAGGACACGTTGGATGCTACCTCGTCCGACAGACCGGTGGACGACTATGTCGGCGCGCTCGAAAAGCCTGTCGACGGGCTGCGTGTCGGGGTTCCGGCGGAGTACTTCGGCGAGGGACTCGACCCTGAGATCCGTGCTGCGATCGAACGGACGATTGATGGCCTGAAGGCGGCTGGATGCGTGGTAAAACCGGTGAGTCTACCGCACACGAAGTACGCGGTTCCCACCTATTATGTGATTGCGACGGCTGAGGCCTCGTCGAACCTGTCGCGCTTTGACGGCGTTCGTTTCGGGCTGCGTTCGGAAGAGGCGAACACGCTCTCGGCAATGTTCCGGAAGACGCGTGATGCAGGCTTTGGGGCTGAGGTGAAGCGGCGCATCCTGCTGGGAACCTATGCGCTGAGCGCGGGCTATTACGACGCCTACTACAAGAAGGCGCAGCAGGTCCGGACGCTACTGACGCGAGACTTCCTCGCGGCTTTCGAGCAGGTGGACGTGATCGTCGGGCCTATGACGCCGACACCGGCGTTCAAGCTGGGCGAGAAGACGGATGATCCAATGGAGATGTACCTTGCGGACATCTACTCGGTCGCGGCCAGCCTTGCGGGCATCTGCGGCGTGTCGGTGCCGTGCGGTGAGACCAAGGCTGGTCTTCCGATCGGGGTGCAGATTATGGGTAAGCACTTCGACGAGGTGACGATGCTGCGTGTTGCGCTGGCGGTCGAGACGCAGGGAGTGGCAAAGGTCAGTTAA
- a CDS encoding VWA domain-containing protein, which translates to MALQSPAASHSADHRITLDVVVKDKAGNLISGLHQQDFAVLNDKKPQEIASFRAVSGATPNDPVKIILLVDEVNASFQSVAFGRDAIEKFLRQNGGQLSHPVSMIFFSDTDTQVLNGASRDGNALIAAFEQHVTKLRTLRRSAGFYGAVDRFQLSITNLNSIAVREQAEPGRKILIWISPGWPYLSGPHVNLSSNEQRRLFGSIVALNTSLRRAQIALYSIDPLGTADAGGFRTFYYESFLKGVALPKDAEAGNLSLQVIATQSGGRVLNSNNDVAALISSAAAEANSYYVLTIDSPPAEHPDEYHAIQVKIEQPGLIAQTRTGYYANPSSLAQ; encoded by the coding sequence GTGGCTTTACAATCCCCCGCCGCCAGCCACAGTGCCGATCATCGCATCACCCTCGATGTGGTCGTGAAGGATAAGGCAGGCAATCTGATATCCGGCTTACACCAACAGGACTTCGCCGTTTTGAATGATAAGAAGCCGCAAGAAATCGCATCCTTCCGTGCCGTTAGTGGAGCGACGCCGAACGATCCCGTCAAGATCATTCTGCTGGTCGATGAGGTCAACGCGAGCTTTCAAAGCGTAGCCTTCGGGCGGGATGCCATTGAGAAGTTCCTGCGACAGAACGGCGGTCAGCTTTCTCACCCGGTCTCGATGATCTTCTTCTCCGACACCGACACCCAGGTTCTCAATGGGGCCTCACGTGATGGCAACGCCTTAATCGCAGCGTTTGAACAGCATGTGACAAAGCTGCGTACCCTGCGCCGCTCGGCGGGCTTCTATGGCGCCGTCGACCGCTTCCAGCTATCCATCACAAACCTCAACTCGATTGCCGTTCGAGAACAGGCAGAGCCTGGAAGAAAGATTCTTATCTGGATTAGCCCTGGCTGGCCCTATCTCTCCGGACCGCACGTCAATCTGAGCTCCAACGAGCAGCGGCGACTCTTCGGCTCGATCGTCGCGCTCAACACCTCGCTGCGGCGTGCCCAGATCGCCTTATACAGCATCGATCCGCTGGGAACAGCAGATGCTGGAGGTTTCCGCACGTTCTATTATGAGAGCTTTCTGAAAGGCGTGGCCTTGCCGAAGGATGCTGAGGCCGGTAATCTCTCCCTCCAGGTGATCGCTACGCAGAGCGGCGGCCGAGTGCTGAACTCGAACAACGACGTTGCAGCGCTCATCTCCTCAGCCGCGGCCGAGGCAAACTCCTATTACGTCCTGACCATCGACTCTCCCCCCGCCGAGCATCCGGACGAGTACCACGCAATCCAGGTAAAGATCGAGCAGCCCGGGCTGATCGCCCAAACACGAACCGGCTACTACGCCAATCCGTCGTCCTTGGCACAGTGA
- a CDS encoding rhamnogalacturonidase has protein sequence MQTFNSARRELLKLSGMGLAAAAVTMPSAYASTPSGTSAPILFDIRTYGAVGDGKTVDSPAINKAIEAAAAVGGGTVIVPSGTWVCFSIRLKSHVSIYLAQGATILAADSPLPGETTGYKGGTYDAAEPNTVWDAYQDYGHNHWHNSLFWGEGLDDLSITGPGLIHGKGLSHGRGRGHDVDIAPFVAEQPGVGNKAIALKNCRNVIFRDFSILKGGHFGLLLTGVDNLTIDNLTIDTDRDGMDIDCCKNVRVSNCSVNAPWDDAICPKSSYALGYAKPTENMTITNCIVTGSYVLGSVLDGTFKKYGSDAKIPRNGRIKCGTESNGGFKNITISNCVFEGCEGLALESSDGALCEDITISNLTMRDLVSAPLFFRLNARLRGPKESTQVGTLQRILVDNVTSYDCNARICSILSGIPDHAIQDVKLSNIYLHHKGGFHSEWLKVVPPELVDKYPDPSPFGPLPSQGLYLRHVRNLELGHVEVAASAPDPRPSFYLQDVHRADFIAVTAPPGQPAFTLNEVTDLRILISRAAPDTILATADNKTL, from the coding sequence ATGCAAACCTTCAATTCTGCACGCCGTGAACTCTTGAAGCTTAGCGGCATGGGACTCGCTGCAGCCGCAGTCACCATGCCCTCCGCCTACGCCTCCACGCCTTCTGGAACTTCAGCGCCGATCCTCTTCGACATCCGTACCTATGGCGCAGTCGGCGATGGCAAGACCGTCGATAGCCCGGCCATCAACAAAGCTATCGAGGCCGCGGCAGCCGTTGGCGGGGGCACGGTAATCGTCCCATCAGGAACATGGGTGTGCTTTTCCATCCGGCTCAAGAGCCATGTGAGCATCTATCTCGCACAGGGTGCGACGATCCTCGCCGCCGACTCTCCGCTACCGGGTGAGACAACAGGGTACAAAGGCGGCACCTACGATGCTGCTGAGCCCAATACGGTATGGGATGCCTATCAGGACTACGGGCACAACCACTGGCACAACTCGCTCTTCTGGGGAGAAGGACTTGACGATCTCAGCATCACAGGCCCCGGCCTCATCCATGGCAAAGGGCTCTCTCACGGACGTGGGCGTGGACATGATGTTGACATCGCACCCTTCGTCGCCGAGCAACCTGGCGTAGGCAACAAAGCCATCGCGCTGAAGAACTGCCGCAACGTTATCTTTCGCGACTTCAGCATCCTGAAGGGCGGCCATTTCGGCTTGCTGCTCACCGGCGTCGATAACCTGACCATCGACAATCTCACCATCGACACGGATCGCGATGGCATGGACATCGACTGCTGCAAGAATGTCCGCGTCTCGAACTGCTCCGTTAATGCCCCATGGGACGATGCTATCTGTCCGAAGAGCAGCTATGCGCTCGGCTACGCCAAGCCGACCGAGAACATGACAATTACAAACTGCATCGTCACCGGCTCCTACGTTCTAGGTAGCGTCCTCGACGGCACCTTCAAGAAGTATGGCAGCGACGCCAAGATCCCGCGCAACGGGCGCATCAAGTGCGGCACAGAGTCGAACGGTGGCTTCAAGAATATCACCATCTCGAACTGTGTCTTCGAAGGCTGCGAAGGGCTCGCGCTCGAGAGCTCGGACGGCGCACTCTGCGAGGACATCACCATCTCGAATTTGACCATGCGCGACCTTGTCTCCGCACCTCTGTTCTTCCGGTTGAATGCACGCCTGCGCGGGCCGAAGGAGAGCACGCAGGTGGGAACCCTCCAGCGCATTCTGGTCGACAACGTGACCAGCTACGACTGCAATGCGCGCATCTGCTCGATTCTCTCCGGCATCCCCGATCACGCAATCCAGGACGTCAAGCTTTCGAATATCTACCTGCACCACAAGGGCGGCTTCCACAGTGAGTGGCTCAAGGTCGTCCCGCCGGAGCTTGTTGATAAGTATCCCGATCCCAGCCCGTTCGGGCCGCTGCCCTCGCAGGGTCTCTACCTCCGTCACGTGCGCAACCTGGAGTTGGGCCATGTCGAAGTCGCCGCATCTGCGCCCGACCCACGCCCGTCCTTCTACTTACAGGACGTCCACCGTGCGGACTTCATCGCCGTCACCGCACCCCCCGGTCAGCCTGCCTTTACACTCAACGAGGTGACCGACCTGCGCATCCTTATCAGCCGCGCCGCACCGGATACGATCCTGGCGACTGCCGATAACAAGACCCTGTGA
- a CDS encoding bactofilin family protein, with amino-acid sequence MWKPNQPGTSPSTPEPVRPTSPASPSFEAASTRPATAGTAASAAPSGDQATIGKSLVIKGELSGSESLYIDGKVEGAITLPGNRVTVGRNGQVAANIVAREVVVLGKVRGNVQASDRVDIRSEGSLTGDVIAARISIEDGAFFKGGIDIRKPGTAEPKPATPAEPVAINS; translated from the coding sequence ATGTGGAAACCAAATCAGCCCGGAACCTCTCCTTCAACCCCCGAGCCGGTTCGTCCGACGTCCCCAGCATCCCCGAGCTTTGAAGCGGCCTCCACGCGGCCCGCGACGGCTGGTACCGCTGCTTCTGCTGCTCCGAGCGGCGATCAGGCCACCATCGGCAAGTCGCTGGTCATCAAGGGGGAGCTCTCCGGTTCCGAGTCTCTCTACATCGACGGCAAAGTTGAGGGCGCGATCACGCTCCCCGGCAACCGCGTTACCGTGGGCCGCAATGGCCAGGTCGCGGCGAACATCGTCGCTCGCGAGGTCGTTGTACTGGGTAAGGTGCGCGGCAACGTGCAGGCCAGCGACCGCGTCGACATCCGCAGCGAAGGCTCGCTCACCGGCGACGTCATCGCGGCGCGCATCTCGATCGAGGACGGTGCCTTCTTCAAGGGTGGCATCGACATCCGCAAGCCCGGCACCGCCGAGCCCAAGCCGGCAACACCCGCTGAGCCGGTCGCGATCAACTCGTAA
- the gatC gene encoding Asp-tRNA(Asn)/Glu-tRNA(Gln) amidotransferase subunit GatC yields MGNAEAVSLEEVRRVAELANLELTVEEEPRMQRDLNAILGHIAELNQLDTEGVPAMAQVGEMLAGDVQAEATGAALRADMVRPSVDRAAVMASAPETDGRFFKVPKVIER; encoded by the coding sequence TTGGGCAACGCAGAGGCAGTATCGCTGGAAGAGGTTCGCAGGGTGGCGGAGTTGGCCAACCTCGAGCTGACGGTAGAGGAAGAGCCACGGATGCAGCGGGATTTGAACGCGATTCTTGGGCACATCGCGGAGCTGAACCAGCTCGATACGGAGGGTGTTCCGGCGATGGCGCAGGTAGGCGAGATGCTCGCAGGTGACGTGCAGGCAGAGGCAACCGGAGCGGCGCTTCGAGCAGACATGGTGCGGCCTTCGGTCGACCGGGCAGCGGTAATGGCTTCCGCGCCTGAGACCGATGGGCGGTTTTTCAAGGTTCCGAAGGTGATCGAACGGTGA
- a CDS encoding DUF4339 domain-containing protein — translation MLYHVSRNGQMYGPYTIEDLQRYVLSGNVLPTDLAKSDSMPEWLPVHQVLSAAGVGGFAAAPAAYPVPASTATAADPSTYPDPPNLQWGLVLLFNVLTCGLFMAVWNIIVSAWMKRVQPGSQAMIYYIAGYALLLLNSGASFGFIFAMHHHHVYHHHPLAGIIALAGWVVRLIARFTMRANLEEHFNGPEPLGLRLSGVMTFFFGGLYHQYHLNRINEIKNAVRYRRTAL, via the coding sequence ATGCTCTATCACGTTTCACGCAACGGCCAGATGTATGGCCCCTACACCATCGAAGACCTGCAACGCTATGTCCTCTCCGGCAATGTGCTGCCGACGGATCTAGCCAAGAGCGACAGCATGCCGGAGTGGCTACCGGTGCATCAGGTCCTGAGCGCGGCGGGCGTTGGCGGGTTTGCCGCAGCGCCTGCCGCATATCCGGTCCCAGCCTCTACTGCTACTGCTGCTGATCCCTCGACCTACCCCGATCCGCCGAACCTCCAGTGGGGACTGGTATTGCTGTTCAACGTACTGACCTGCGGCCTGTTCATGGCCGTGTGGAACATCATCGTCTCGGCATGGATGAAGCGTGTGCAGCCGGGTAGCCAGGCGATGATCTATTACATTGCCGGATACGCTCTACTGCTCTTGAACTCGGGCGCATCCTTCGGCTTTATCTTTGCGATGCACCATCATCACGTCTACCACCATCATCCGCTCGCCGGCATCATTGCGCTTGCGGGCTGGGTGGTTCGATTGATCGCGCGGTTCACGATGAGGGCCAACCTGGAAGAACACTTCAACGGACCGGAGCCGCTCGGCCTCCGTCTCAGCGGCGTAATGACCTTCTTCTTCGGCGGCCTCTACCACCAGTACCACCTGAACCGCATCAACGAGATCAAGAACGCAGTTCGCTATCGGAGGACGGCGCTTTGA
- a CDS encoding FmdE family protein, protein MQTFDELLREAEIAHGHLCAGQILGVRMAMLGCQRLGIEEPKGSDRKRLVTFVEIDRCATDAIAVVTGCRLGKRALKFQDWGKMAATFLDLATGKAIRIAALESSKQRAKDLYPHIEQKNQQQMLAYRELPEEELFSEQWVEVPLHACEMPGYKSPRIACAMCGEGINYDREILRGGQVLCRGCANPESRYYQPIPEESTP, encoded by the coding sequence ATGCAAACCTTCGACGAGCTCTTGCGCGAAGCTGAGATCGCCCACGGACATCTGTGCGCCGGGCAGATTCTCGGCGTCCGTATGGCGATGCTCGGCTGTCAGCGGCTGGGCATCGAGGAGCCGAAGGGAAGCGACCGCAAGCGCCTCGTAACCTTCGTCGAGATTGACCGCTGCGCCACGGATGCTATCGCCGTCGTCACCGGCTGCCGCCTGGGAAAGCGGGCGCTCAAATTTCAAGACTGGGGCAAGATGGCCGCGACCTTTCTCGATCTCGCGACCGGCAAAGCCATTCGCATCGCCGCACTCGAATCCTCCAAGCAACGCGCCAAAGATCTCTACCCCCACATCGAGCAGAAGAATCAGCAACAGATGCTCGCTTACCGCGAACTGCCGGAAGAAGAACTCTTCAGTGAGCAATGGGTTGAGGTTCCGCTTCACGCCTGCGAGATGCCCGGCTATAAGTCCCCGCGCATCGCCTGTGCCATGTGTGGCGAAGGCATCAACTACGACCGGGAGATCCTGCGCGGTGGTCAGGTGCTTTGCCGAGGCTGTGCCAATCCGGAGAGTCGCTACTATCAGCCCATCCCTGAAGAAAGCACTCCGTAG
- the rfbC gene encoding dTDP-4-dehydrorhamnose 3,5-epimerase, with product MQIIDTPLQDVKLVQPRRFGDDRGWFTEVFNEQTFEAAGLPRQFSQDNQSFSTKGVLRGLHYQLGRPQGKLVRVLSGAIWDVAVDLRANSPDFGKWAGFTLTAPSATNPMELLWIPEGFAHGFLVLSDTAEVLYKTTDLYHPVGDRCILWNDPQLNIAWPLEGLTPSVSSKDANGKLFAEAELPPVE from the coding sequence ATGCAGATTATCGACACTCCCCTTCAAGACGTTAAACTTGTTCAGCCTCGCCGGTTCGGCGACGACCGTGGATGGTTCACCGAGGTATTCAACGAACAGACCTTTGAGGCTGCCGGCCTGCCCCGGCAATTCTCTCAGGACAACCAATCTTTCTCCACAAAAGGTGTGCTGCGTGGGCTTCATTACCAACTTGGACGTCCGCAAGGGAAATTGGTACGCGTCCTCTCAGGAGCAATCTGGGATGTCGCCGTCGATTTGAGAGCGAACTCCCCGGACTTCGGCAAATGGGCCGGGTTTACTCTTACGGCACCCTCAGCCACGAACCCGATGGAACTCCTGTGGATCCCCGAAGGCTTCGCCCACGGCTTCCTCGTGCTCTCCGACACGGCCGAGGTGCTCTATAAGACGACCGATCTGTACCATCCGGTGGGAGACCGCTGCATCCTGTGGAACGACCCTCAGCTGAATATCGCATGGCCACTGGAGGGCCTGACGCCGTCGGTCAGTTCCAAAGATGCCAATGGCAAGCTCTTCGCAGAGGCTGAACTTCCACCCGTTGAGTAA
- a CDS encoding DciA family protein: MEGMRELLRGNLRRSLQAMQETDRLAAAWPVVCGVAMAVHGDVVGYHDGIVHVQVSDCGWMRQMMSMQGQIGGELGRIAGVRVTGIHFEIAKSHRR, translated from the coding sequence ATGGAAGGCATGCGGGAGCTCCTGCGAGGAAATCTGCGTCGCAGCCTACAGGCGATGCAGGAGACAGACCGTCTGGCTGCTGCATGGCCCGTCGTCTGCGGTGTGGCAATGGCGGTGCATGGCGATGTGGTCGGCTACCACGATGGCATCGTGCATGTGCAGGTCTCGGATTGTGGCTGGATGCGCCAGATGATGTCGATGCAGGGCCAGATCGGCGGCGAGCTAGGCAGGATCGCGGGCGTACGCGTAACCGGGATACACTTCGAAATAGCGAAAAGTCACAGGAGGTAG
- a CDS encoding sugar transferase, translated as MPAQLFRYRVVKRAMDISFVLIAFPILLPLFAVISILVKWTSPGPIFFSHRRIRKNGAFFSMWKFRTMCVNSTEVLDEHLKMHPTANAEWNANRKLRADPRVTSVGSFLRRYSLDELPQLWNVLMGTMSLVGPRPIVAAEVEMYADGFQCYCRVKPGLTGLWQVSGRSELSYDVRVALDCEYVERWSLSRDLLILMKTFRVVVHQDGAF; from the coding sequence ATGCCTGCACAGCTGTTTCGATATCGAGTCGTGAAGCGTGCGATGGATATCTCCTTTGTGCTCATCGCGTTCCCCATCCTGCTCCCTCTTTTCGCGGTAATTTCGATTCTGGTGAAGTGGACTTCGCCAGGTCCCATCTTCTTTTCCCATCGACGCATTCGGAAGAATGGGGCGTTCTTTTCCATGTGGAAGTTCCGGACGATGTGTGTCAACTCCACCGAAGTGCTGGACGAGCATCTCAAGATGCATCCAACAGCGAATGCTGAGTGGAATGCGAACCGCAAGCTGCGCGCTGACCCCCGTGTGACCTCGGTCGGTTCCTTTCTGCGCCGCTACAGCCTGGATGAACTGCCACAGCTTTGGAACGTTCTGATGGGAACTATGAGCCTCGTCGGTCCTCGACCTATCGTTGCGGCGGAAGTAGAGATGTATGCCGACGGCTTTCAATGTTATTGCCGCGTAAAGCCTGGACTGACCGGCCTGTGGCAGGTCTCCGGACGCAGCGAGCTCAGCTATGACGTTCGTGTAGCTCTGGACTGCGAATATGTAGAACGCTGGTCGCTCTCTCGCGATCTGCTGATCCTGATGAAGACCTTCAGGGTGGTCGTGCATCAGGATGGCGCGTTTTAG
- a CDS encoding YqaE/Pmp3 family membrane protein: MRLIIAFLLPWLTFFTIGRPIAGIVCLILQITVLGWLPATIWAVYALSQYKTDQKIWQATRQLR, from the coding sequence ATGAGACTCATCATCGCCTTTCTGCTTCCGTGGCTGACATTCTTCACCATCGGCCGTCCCATCGCCGGAATCGTCTGTCTGATACTCCAGATCACGGTGCTTGGCTGGCTCCCGGCTACCATCTGGGCCGTCTACGCTCTAAGCCAGTACAAGACCGACCAAAAGATCTGGCAGGCGACGCGCCAGCTTCGCTAA
- a CDS encoding DUF2752 domain-containing protein — MKQRRRTLVASASAGVAAGTALLLRFPPAQYHFYPRCPIHEYLHLQCPGCGSTRALAALLHGHLTEAMHQNALFVALLPLLAGYAALCCYRAWTAEAFCWPELPRWAVQSALALALVFTVTRNLLA, encoded by the coding sequence TTGAAGCAGAGGCGTCGCACTCTGGTTGCGTCGGCGAGCGCAGGAGTTGCTGCGGGGACAGCGCTGCTCCTGCGCTTTCCGCCGGCGCAGTACCACTTCTATCCTCGCTGTCCTATCCATGAGTATCTGCATCTGCAATGCCCGGGGTGCGGCTCGACGCGCGCCCTTGCCGCATTGCTGCATGGCCATCTCACAGAGGCGATGCATCAGAACGCGTTGTTTGTGGCACTGCTTCCGCTGCTCGCTGGATATGCTGCACTGTGCTGCTATCGTGCGTGGACAGCCGAGGCATTTTGCTGGCCCGAGCTGCCACGCTGGGCGGTGCAGTCGGCGCTTGCGCTTGCACTGGTATTCACCGTCACTCGCAATCTTCTCGCATAA